Genomic segment of Mucilaginibacter sabulilitoris:
TCGCCCTCCTTAAAACGGTCTTTCATTTGCAATGTACCAGCCACTGCAGATCCGGTTGAGTTACCGGCGAAGATACCTTCCTTACGAGCAATTTCACGGGTCATCAGCGCCGCGTCTTTATCGGTTACTTTTTCAAAGTGATCAATCAAGCTGAAATCAACGTTCTGCGGTAAAAAATCTTCGCCAATACCTTCGGTAATATATGGATAGATCTCGTTTTTATCCATGATACCGGTTTCCTTGTATTTTTTAAATACCGAACCGTAAGTATCAATACCCAGTACCTGTATGTTTGGGTTTTTCTCTTTCAGATAACGCGCTGTGCCTGATATAGTACCACCGGTACCCACACCCACTACAAGGTGCGTGATCTTACCTTCAGTTTGTTCCCATATTTCCGGACCGGTTTGCTCATAATGGGCCTGCGAATTGCTCAGGTTATCATACTGGTTTGGCTTCCATGAATTAGGCACCTCCCGCTCCAGGCGAGACGATACAGAATAATATGAACGCGGATCCTCAGGTTCCACATTGGTTGGGCAAACAATAACCTCGGCGCCAAAAGCGCGCAGGGCATCAAATTTTTCTTTTGATTGTTTATCGGTACTGGTAAAAATACATTTGTAACCCTTGATTACCGCCGCAATAGCCAGGCCCATACCGGTATTCCCCGATGTACCTTCAATAATGGTACCTCCTGGTTTAAGCTTGCCACTTTTTTCGGCATCCTCAATCATTTTAAGAGCCATACGATCCTTAATGGAGTTGCCCGGATTGGTGGTCTCAATTTTAGCCAAAACCGTAGCAGGAATATCCTTTGTAACCTTATTTAATTTAACCAGAGGCGTTTGGCCAATGGTTTCTAATATATTGTTATACCACATAATTTAAATATCTACTAACCCGGTATACTTAGCCTGGTAATACCTCAAAATTAACTTTCTTAAGCGATATATTGTAATTTAAATTGGTTCAGTTGTTCACTAGTTTATTAAGCCATTTGTCTTATCTGATTTAGATTAAGTCAATATTTCAATCAATGAACAAATAAACCAATGAGCTAACTTAAAACTTCAAATGTTTTACCGTTAAGCCGTTGTTGATTAGTTGTTTTAATGATTCAATACCGATATGTAGATGCGTTTCTACATATTGCTCCGTTACTGTCGAATCACTTTCGGCGGTTTTAACACCTTCGGGGATCATAGGCTGATCAGATACCAGCAGCAGCGCACCTGTCGGAATTTTGTTGGCGAAACCGGTGGTAAAAATAGTAGCGGTTTCCATATCTACTGCCATAGCCCGCAAATCTTTCAGGTATTTTTTAAAGGTTTTATCATGCTCCCAAACCCGGCGGTTAGTGGTATAGCAAGTTCCGGTCCAGTAATCGCGCGAGTAATCACGTATGGTGGTTGATATGGCTTTTTGCAGGGCAAATGATGGCAGCGCGGGCACTTCGGGCGGCAAATAATCGTTTGAGGTACCCTCTCCCCTTATGGCAGCTATGGGTAATATCAGGTCGCCAACATTATTTTTCTTTTTTAACCCGCCGCATTTACCTAAAAATATAACCGCTTTGGGATGTATAGCGGTAAGCAGATCCATTACAGTGGCGGCAACCGAGCTGCCCATACCAAAGTTAATAATGGTGATACCATTGGCAGTTACACTTTGCATTGGTTTTTCGACACCCATGATAGGGGCGTTATCATGCCATTGCGAAAACAGCTGTATATATTTTGAAAAGTTGGTGAGTATAATATATTCGCCAAAAGCTTCCAGCGGACGGCCGGTATAACGCGGCAACCAATTGGCCACAATAGCTTCCTTAGTTTTAAGGCCCGATTTTATGGGTGTATGTACCTCTTTTACTACCGGTGCATCGGTAGGGTCTTTTTTAACATTCAATTCTTCATTCATATTTTTTCCTTTAATAGCTTATTATCAAGTAGTTAGTATAAGGTATCGGGATAGATATCTTTGATATTCGACAGAGTAAAGTCTTGATACATGATACTACCCTATTTGATACTATCTACCTGATACTGAATAAAACCTGTTTATACAACAAACCCCGGCGTTGCACCAGGGTCTGCATTTATTTTAATAAAGATAGCTGATTAACTATATCAAATTGTTACGCTACTTTTAATTTTTTCAGATCCGATTTTTCAAATTTTTCGTGGGCATAATCTAATGTTACCTGCAGGCGTTTCACATCTTTTTTAGACGGGAACTCAAACATGGCATCAATCATAATAGCCTCGCATATTGAACGCAAACCCCTCGCCCCAAGTTTAAATTCCATTGCCTTGTCAACAATAAACTCCAGCACTTCGTCGTCAAATTCAAGTTTTACGCCTTCATATTCAAACAGCTTTTTGTATTGTTTTAAAAGGGAATTTTTAGGCTCGGTTAATATATTACGCAACGCGGCCCTGTCAAGCGGGTTTAAATAGGTAAGTACCGGTAATCGGCCTATCAACTCAGGTATTAAACCAAATGATTTCAGGTCCTGTGGGGTGATGTATTTGTAGAGGTTTTTCATATCAACCTCCCCATCATCGCGTTTTAGTTTATAACCCACTGTTTGTGTACGCAGCCTGTTGGCTATTTTACGGTCGATGCCATCAAAGGCGCCCCCGCATATAAACAATATATTACTGGTATTTACCGTGATCATTTTTTGATCGGGGTGCTTACGTCCTCCCTGTGGAGGTACATTCACCATAGTGCCTTCCAGTATTTTTAACAAAGCCTGCTGCACACCTTCACCAGACACATCGCGGGTGATGGAGGCATTATCACTTTTACGGGCTATTTTATCAACCTCATCAATATAAACAATACCTTTTTCGGCCAGTGTTACATCATAATCGGCAGACTGCAACAAACGGGTAAGTATACTTTCCACATCCTCCCCCACATAACCAGCTTCGGTCAATACGGTAGCATCGCAAATACAAAACGGAACGTTAAGTATTTTAGCCATGGTTTTTGCCAGTAAGGTTTTACCCGTACCGGTTTCGCCCACCATAATGATGTTTGATTTTTCTATCTCAACCTCATCCTTATCAATACGCTGGTTTAAGCGCTTATAATGGTTATATACTGCTACAGAAAGTATCTTTTTGGCATCATCCTGACCTATAACATACTGGTCAAGATGTGTTTTAATTTCGGCGGGTTTAAGCAAAGCCGGTGCAGAAGGTGAAGCTTTAACTTTACGCACCTTTAACTCCTCAGCCAATATTTCATTAGCCTGATTCACACATTTGTCACAAATATGTGCGTCAAGACCCGCAATCAACATCAGGGAATCCTGTTTTCCGGCACCGCAAAATGAACACCTGATTTCCTTACTGCTCTTATTCATCTGATTTGTTTGTAATCCAAAATTAACTAATTGGAATGATAAAAAAAAGTAATGAGTTTTGAGTATAGGGTTTTGAGTTAAAACGAACAACTGTTAAGATATCATTATCACTCAAAACCCGGAACTCAATATTCATTACAGGCCAACTTATTTAGCGCCTTTACTACCTTTTAAAATCTCGTCAACCATACCAAATTCCTTGGCTTCTTCTGCAATCATCCAGTAGTCACGATCTGACGCGTCCCAAACTTTTTCAAAAGATGCACCACTATGATCGGCAATGATCTGGTACAACTCTTTTTTCAATTTGGTGATCTCATGGTAAGAGATCTCAATATCTGACTGCTGACCCTGAGCACCGCCCGATGGCTGATGAATCATTACCCTTGCATGTGGCAATATAGCCCTTTTACCTTCGGTACCTGCGCATAATAATACAGCTGCCATTGAAGCTGCCATACCTGTACAGATAGTGGCCACGTCATTTGATATAAACTGCATGGTATCATAAATACCTAAACCTGCATAAACTGACCCACCGGGTGAGTTTATGTAAATCTGGATATCGCGTTTACTATCTGCCGACTGCAAGAACAGCAACTGGGCCTGGATAATGTTTGCGATATTTTCATAAATGGCATCTCCCAGGAAAATGATACGGTCCATCATGAGGCGTGAAAACACGTCCATCTGGGCAACATTTAACTGGCGTTCCTCAATAATATAAGGAGTCATGCCGGTAGGCGTATATATACCACTTGGCATTCTGCTCCTGTCAACACTGGCTATAAATTTATCTACGTGAAGGCTGTTAAGACGATGGTGTTTAACAGCATAATTTCTGAATTCGTTCTTATCGATGTTACTACTCATGGTTTTTGTTATGTTGTTTTTAGGATGCAAGATTTTACTTGCGTTAAATATAGTTTTTAGTTGAATACAATTTTAGAAAGATAGTTTGTATTAAGTAAAAATATTCATGTGGTGAAGTATCTGACACACGTCATTGCCAGGTAGGAAACAATCTCTGCGGAGATAGATCAGACTGGCATGATGCTCTGTACAGCATAGAGATTGCTTCGTACCTGGCAATGACGCGTTTTTTATTTGCATACAAAGCTCTGATACAACAAAAGCAACCTTGTGAGTTGCTTTTGGTAAAATATTTTAGATTATAGACTTACGAAGTTTTAAAACCTTCGTAAGTCTGATACCGGATATCTTATTTTTCCGAAACCAATTTATTAAAATCAGTAAACAGGATATCTTTTTTATCTAAGGTTATTACGCTTTTAATAAAATCAAATACCCTTAATGCTTTTACTTCTTCAAATATTTTGTTAGCATTCTCTTTATTTTGCAGGTATTGTACAGTGTACTGGCCTAATTGCTCATCAGGAATAGGCTGAGGGCTGTACATTCTGAATTGCTGATCTAACCGCACTTTAGCAAGTTCAAATACTTCTTCGTATTTAATCTCGATCTTATTGTCCTTAATGATCTTGTTTTCAATCAAGGTCCATTTAAGGTTGGTAGCAAAATCATTATAACCACCTTCCAGCTCTTCGTCTGTAAGTTTTTCGTTAGTAGCCTTTAACCAGCGTTTTAAAAATTCGTCAGGTAAATTAAATTCAACTTTGGCTACGCTTAGTTTGTAGATATCGTCCTGCAGTTTGCGTTCTGAATCCTGAACCATCATAGCTTCCAGCTCTTCAGTAATTCTAGCTGTAAATTCCGCTTCGGTAGTTACTGTACCTTCACCAAATAATTTGTCAAAGAACTCCTGATTTAAATCGCTTTCTTCTAAACGGTTAACATTTTTAACAGTTAATTGAAAGTTTGATTTTAAATCAGCTGCCTCATCTTCTTCAATTTTTAATAAACCGGCAACTTTTGGCGCATCGTTATCAAAAGCTTTCTGAATATCAAACGTTAATACATCATCTTTTTTAAGGCCGATCAATGAAGCTTTAATAGCTTCGTCTTTGATCTGATCTAAACGTACAGATGCAGTATTGCTTATACCATCCTCAAAAACAGAACCATCTGGAGAAAGTTGAACCAATTCTGCATAAAGAACGTCATCATCTGCCGATACGTCAGGATTTGTCATTTTGCCATAACTGCGGCGAATATTTTTGATACGTGAAGCAAGCGTTTCGTCATCAACTTTGATCACATATTGGGTTGCTTTATCTTTTGATGAAAAATCAATGTTGAACTCAGGCGCCAAGCCCAGTTCGTAATTAAATTCAAAATTATCGTTGAAATCCCAATTGTATTCTTTATCGTCATCAAGCTTTGGCAATGGCTGTCCTAAAACTTCCAGCTTTTG
This window contains:
- the tig gene encoding trigger factor translates to MNITQEKVDALNAVVKININPEDYQPRVDKAIKENAKKAKLPGFRPGMVPASHIKRMYGKSILVDEINNLLSDSLNKYIDEQKLEVLGQPLPKLDDDKEYNWDFNDNFEFNYELGLAPEFNIDFSSKDKATQYVIKVDDETLASRIKNIRRSYGKMTNPDVSADDDVLYAELVQLSPDGSVFEDGISNTASVRLDQIKDEAIKASLIGLKKDDVLTFDIQKAFDNDAPKVAGLLKIEEDEAADLKSNFQLTVKNVNRLEESDLNQEFFDKLFGEGTVTTEAEFTARITEELEAMMVQDSERKLQDDIYKLSVAKVEFNLPDEFLKRWLKATNEKLTDEELEGGYNDFATNLKWTLIENKIIKDNKIEIKYEEVFELAKVRLDQQFRMYSPQPIPDEQLGQYTVQYLQNKENANKIFEEVKALRVFDFIKSVITLDKKDILFTDFNKLVSEK
- a CDS encoding ATP-dependent Clp protease proteolytic subunit; protein product: MSSNIDKNEFRNYAVKHHRLNSLHVDKFIASVDRSRMPSGIYTPTGMTPYIIEERQLNVAQMDVFSRLMMDRIIFLGDAIYENIANIIQAQLLFLQSADSKRDIQIYINSPGGSVYAGLGIYDTMQFISNDVATICTGMAASMAAVLLCAGTEGKRAILPHARVMIHQPSGGAQGQQSDIEISYHEITKLKKELYQIIADHSGASFEKVWDASDRDYWMIAEEAKEFGMVDEILKGSKGAK
- a CDS encoding AMP nucleosidase translates to MNEELNVKKDPTDAPVVKEVHTPIKSGLKTKEAIVANWLPRYTGRPLEAFGEYIILTNFSKYIQLFSQWHDNAPIMGVEKPMQSVTANGITIINFGMGSSVAATVMDLLTAIHPKAVIFLGKCGGLKKKNNVGDLILPIAAIRGEGTSNDYLPPEVPALPSFALQKAISTTIRDYSRDYWTGTCYTTNRRVWEHDKTFKKYLKDLRAMAVDMETATIFTTGFANKIPTGALLLVSDQPMIPEGVKTAESDSTVTEQYVETHLHIGIESLKQLINNGLTVKHLKF
- the clpX gene encoding ATP-dependent Clp protease ATP-binding subunit ClpX, whose product is MNKSSKEIRCSFCGAGKQDSLMLIAGLDAHICDKCVNQANEILAEELKVRKVKASPSAPALLKPAEIKTHLDQYVIGQDDAKKILSVAVYNHYKRLNQRIDKDEVEIEKSNIIMVGETGTGKTLLAKTMAKILNVPFCICDATVLTEAGYVGEDVESILTRLLQSADYDVTLAEKGIVYIDEVDKIARKSDNASITRDVSGEGVQQALLKILEGTMVNVPPQGGRKHPDQKMITVNTSNILFICGGAFDGIDRKIANRLRTQTVGYKLKRDDGEVDMKNLYKYITPQDLKSFGLIPELIGRLPVLTYLNPLDRAALRNILTEPKNSLLKQYKKLFEYEGVKLEFDDEVLEFIVDKAMEFKLGARGLRSICEAIMIDAMFEFPSKKDVKRLQVTLDYAHEKFEKSDLKKLKVA
- a CDS encoding pyridoxal-phosphate dependent enzyme, with protein sequence MWYNNILETIGQTPLVKLNKVTKDIPATVLAKIETTNPGNSIKDRMALKMIEDAEKSGKLKPGGTIIEGTSGNTGMGLAIAAVIKGYKCIFTSTDKQSKEKFDALRAFGAEVIVCPTNVEPEDPRSYYSVSSRLEREVPNSWKPNQYDNLSNSQAHYEQTGPEIWEQTEGKITHLVVGVGTGGTISGTARYLKEKNPNIQVLGIDTYGSVFKKYKETGIMDKNEIYPYITEGIGEDFLPQNVDFSLIDHFEKVTDKDAALMTREIARKEGIFAGNSTGSAVAGTLQMKDRFKEGDVVVIIFPDHGTRYLGKMYNDDWLRDRGFLKDGKLTAHDIINKKEYQEIITIDCEKSVLEAINTIKSLNISQIPVTQKGMVIGKITESDILDSLIENPSIKSQPIKNITTAPFPFVDLNTSIDKISGMINKDNIAVLVEDEGKIEIITQYDIINAISA